The following are encoded together in the Rana temporaria chromosome 12, aRanTem1.1, whole genome shotgun sequence genome:
- the BCL2L1 gene encoding bcl-2-like protein 1 translates to MEGGNKNLIQKFVCRKLWRKGFDPICCVDVQPEVFANGTTPTEQVGTRPGGVPQGAVAEEVLQTLLEASEEFELRYRRAFNDLACQLHITPDTAYQSFEQVVQELFRDGINWGRIVAFFCFGGALCFESADKEMEELLPRIIQWMATYLDSSLEPWIQENGGWEEFVILYGHDAAANTRRSQERFGRWLLTGVTLAGAILLASYIIRR, encoded by the exons ATGGAAGGAGGCAACAAAAATCTCATCCAAAAATTTGTGTGCCGAAAACTCTGGAGGAAAGGCTTCGACCCCATTTGCTGCGTAGATGTCCAGCCTGAGGTTTTTGCCAATGGGACCACCCCCACGGAGCAAGTGGGGACCCGCCCAGGAGGAGTTCCGCAGGGAGCTGTGGCTGAAGAAGTGCTGCAGACTCTGCTGGAAGCGTCGGAAGAATTTGAACTGAGGTACAGGCGTGCGTTTAACGACCTGGCCTGCCAGCTACACATCACCCCAGACACGGCCTATCAAAGCTTCGAGCAGGTGGTGCAGGAACTGTTTAGGGATGGCATAAACTGGGGGCGCATTGTGGCTttcttctgttttgggggggcgcTGTGTTTTGAGAGCGCGGATAAGGAAATGGAGGAACTTCTGCCTAGGATTATTCAATGGATGGCAACCTATCTGGATTCGTCTTTAGAGCCATGGATACAAGAAAACGGAGGCTGG GAAGAGTTTGTCATTCTATATGGACACGACGCAGCTGCCAACACCAGGAGAAGCCAAGAACGCTTCGGGAGGTGGCTCCTGACGGGGGTGACGCTGGCAGGCGCCATCCTACTGGCCTCTTACATCATCCGCAGATAA